From a region of the Myxococcaceae bacterium JPH2 genome:
- a CDS encoding zinc-binding dehydrogenase gives MKAIAFDQLGPPTEVLRLRDVPVPKPRAGEVLVEMRSASINPGDFLFIQGLYPEPKKPQFPGQIAGNHGAGIITQVGDGVSWKPGTLVTFSHVDTWAEYAVLPAERLMPLPSDYPLEKAAQFFNVITAWDLLELAQARAGQWLALTAGHSTVATMVAQFARMRDVKVLSLVRKRQPHLDLEQYGASSVLELPEDLSALGPRLRAITQGQGLRGIIDAVGGPLLGALIHESAPGATAIVYGGYSPERFALHNFDLLMKDLHLRAHVYRYFFDPPKPEDQELLQRLAKLTAPETFRIPMAQAHDLEDFQVAVKETALRPEAGKRFFRMNRAAREGA, from the coding sequence ATGAAGGCGATTGCATTCGATCAACTGGGCCCGCCCACGGAAGTGCTGCGACTCAGAGACGTTCCCGTACCGAAGCCCCGCGCGGGCGAAGTGCTCGTCGAGATGCGCTCGGCATCCATCAACCCGGGGGACTTCCTCTTCATCCAGGGGCTCTATCCGGAGCCGAAGAAGCCCCAGTTCCCAGGGCAGATCGCCGGCAACCATGGCGCGGGGATCATCACCCAGGTGGGCGACGGCGTCTCGTGGAAGCCGGGGACCCTCGTCACGTTCAGCCACGTCGACACCTGGGCGGAGTACGCGGTGCTCCCCGCCGAACGGCTCATGCCGCTCCCCTCCGATTATCCCCTGGAGAAGGCAGCGCAGTTCTTCAACGTCATCACCGCGTGGGACCTGCTCGAACTGGCCCAAGCGCGCGCGGGACAATGGCTCGCACTCACCGCGGGCCACTCCACCGTGGCGACCATGGTGGCGCAGTTCGCGCGCATGCGAGACGTGAAGGTCCTCTCCCTGGTGCGAAAGCGCCAGCCCCACCTGGACCTGGAGCAGTACGGTGCCTCCTCGGTCCTGGAGCTTCCCGAGGACCTCTCTGCCCTCGGGCCGCGGCTCCGGGCCATCACGCAGGGCCAGGGACTCCGCGGCATCATCGACGCGGTGGGAGGCCCTTTGCTCGGAGCCCTCATCCACGAGAGTGCCCCGGGCGCGACTGCGATTGTGTACGGCGGCTACAGCCCGGAGCGATTCGCCCTCCACAACTTCGACCTCTTGATGAAGGACCTCCACCTGCGCGCCCACGTGTACCGGTACTTCTTCGACCCGCCGAAGCCCGAGGACCAGGAGCTGCTCCAGCGACTCGCGAAGCTCACGGCCCCAGAGACCTTCCGCATCCCCATGGCGCAGGCCCACGACCTGGAGGACTTCCAGGTCGCGGTGAAGGAAACCGCCCTGCGCCCCGAGGCCGGCAAGCGCTTCTTCCGGATGAACCGCGCCGCGCGCGAAGGAGCCTGA